The Gossypium arboreum isolate Shixiya-1 chromosome 4, ASM2569848v2, whole genome shotgun sequence DNA segment AAAAACTTAGGACCAAAGCATGGGACATGGCAGGTTGGTTCGATACAGAAGGGTTCCACGCAGCTAGAAGCCATACATTGAACAGATAACCTTGCAGGATCCAAATACGATGAAGATTTCAGGAGAGTTGGACTAACTGTGCATCTCAGTGAAAGGTCAAAATCTGTGAGCATTATGTGGCCATCTTCTCGAACCAGAATGTTTTCAGGTTTCAAATCACGGTACACAACTCCAAGCATGTGCAAGTACTCCAAAGCAAGAAGAACCTCAGCTACATAAAACCTGCAcataagaaaaatataaataacCAGTTCAGGATTATATTGGTTACTGATATAAGTTTAACGAAAAAAATGATCGCTCATAAGAAGGAAACAAGTAAAAACAGCACAGCTGGAGGTTAGCAACTCAAAACcaatgtaatgcaacataatttAGACAAGCTAAAACTTCCAAAGATGTGTTGACCCTAATTAAAAACCAGCATGGATTTATAAGGGAGTTCCAAGGTGAATAAGGTGGAAGCACCAATCATACCCGTATCTAAACCATTTCATAACTTCAACCAGATATACTAGCAATGTACTGCAAAAATATTTGTACGTTAGATGTTCAAACTGAATGAATGACCAGAGACTTGCTAAATCAAAAGTTCCTCCTGTTAACAAGAAAAATCTAGCCGTGTTATGAACTTAATTCGAAGCATCTTatccttcttttattttttatttttggtgctCAATCATGAAGATGTTCAAAACTAATAGATCAAAATCCTACTTTTGATCATCTAAGCATCTTACCGTGCTGCTGGCTCATAAAAACATCTCCCAGGCTGCTTTTGCCGAAGCACATGCAAATCCCCACCAGGACAGTACTCCATAACTAAACATGATAAGTTATCTGAAACGAATTGCGTATATAGAGTAGGTAAAAAAGGATGATCAAGCATCCTTAATATTTCTCTTTCTGTTTGGGCCCTAGGCATTTTCTTCCTTCTCGCCAAAAATTCATTGTCCATTACCTTTATAGCAAACAAGCAGTTTGTACCAATAAGCTCTGCAAGATATACCGTCCCAATATCTCCACAACCAAGCTTCTTTAAAAGATTAAAATGTCTCAACCCGAAAACACCATCCTGCATTCTTATGTGGGAGATGGCATCCCACCTCATGTCCTTTGACATGTGAGGTTTGTTGCCACAGGTAGACCCACTTAAATTGCTGTCATCGCTGATGCTTGTGCTGCTACTATCACCAAGGCTGCTTGAACTTTGTGAGATGTCTCCCTTTTCTCTTGCTTTGGGGCTATttttagcccttggaatggcagCTTGGCTTCTGTTAGAGTTATTTTCAACCAAGGTTGGCTTGTGCATATCAGAACTCACATGACTTGAGCTGACTTCAGCAATAATACCAGCAGACTGTGACTTCATGGAATCTTGATTTGTTTCATTACTTGAAGTCTTCATAGAGCACTGGCATCTCTGACAAATTAATTGACTTGTATTCAAGTCCAAGTCTTCTTTAGAAGTATTAGCAGCAGAAGAGGAATCCTGCTTCGTTTTTTTCTTGACAGAACTCTTGTTCCTGACAATTGTTTTAGCCACCCGGGGCACATTCCTTGTTGTACTGCTTGCTTTATTGCCATCGGTCAAGCTGGATGAAGGAACAGCATGCAACCTGCCTTTCCGTCCCGACTTTGGCACAGGTGATCTTTTTGGTACCTTGGTTGAAGCAGGCACGGTACTCTCAGGTTCTAATGTATTATCATCAGCATAAGAACATGATGGAGAAGATGCAGAAGTATGCTTTTCTTTCCGACGCATCTCTGCCTTTGGTGCTGGAGTTCCAACTTTTCTGGATGTAGAACTATCAGTTTGAGTTGATGTAGAAGTTCCAGTGCTAATTTGCATTGTTGCACGAGGAAACTGTGGTGAAGAATTAGAACTTTGGCTCATCAACTTATTCTTAGGTGCTTGACGTGGGGCAGTCATCATCCTAGAAGAAGTCGGTTTGTCATCTTCAGGCACAAAAGATATTTCAACCATGCTCCCCTTATGTTCATTTCCTGGAACACCAGAGTCAACTACAACTGGATTGAACGAACTCTTTACCCTTCCAGCTTCAGAGGCGCCAGGGGAACTAATTGACATTGACAACCATTTCATAGCAGCCATTTCCGATGCTTTAGAAATACAAAGATCCCTTAATGCCTGTTTCAATGACAACGGCTCTGAACCACCAATTCTCGGGGAGTGGGGTATCCCCACAGCAATTGGTTTCTTCAAAGCATTTTTCTTTAAAGAACTCGAGCTAGTACCTCCTTGGTACGAAACACTTAAACCTGTAGGACCTTTGACATTGATAGCCTCAAAAAGCTGGTTAATATCATTTTCTAGAGAATTCTTGCATCCCAGTTTCTGCACAGGTGGCTTCTGATCCTTTTCACCAATGCCCAATCCTATGTGCGGTCGGTATGTCCGTCTAGAACGTTGTACCGGTTTTAGCTCTTCACCTgcttcaacaatttcaaaagaaCCAGAATATGAACCCATCTTAACTGTTACACTGGCACTAACTTTTCTCAGCTGTATCTTCAAAGTTTTATTATACCCTCAAAAATTATACTAATTCATGTTTCCGCATAAACCAACTTTAACGATCCAAATGCGTGCAAACTTGTGAGCATGCTTTAAGCAAATCGATTTTAAAGCTCCTATATTCCGAGAACCTAAACACGATCACCAAATGGAAACAGTTAAAACCAGAAGTATCAAAGAAAGGTCATGTCAAAAACTATTAtgatatatcaatatatataaggGTTATAGATATCAAACCACAAATAAATCACATCAAAATGACTGCCAAAAGATTTTCAAAAATGGAAAATCTTCGATATGCTAGCACCAATCACAATTCACAAGTACCCCAGAGATATCATGATGCTTTAGCATAAAAAGACTGAACTGTGAACCTAATCAAATCAGCTAACTAATGAAAATCACTACTGCTACAATGGCGCTTTCCACGCTTTTAATGTATCATAGCCAATTCATACGCAACACTTGTTagatttaaactttaaaaaattagcaAAGAAAATGATAGCCAAACATAAATTTTAAACTCTactttttcacatattttttcattatttttctttctttcagatGTAATAGATCAGAAGTAGAAAATGAAGACAAATCCAAGCTGCAAAGTAAGCTTTGTTCCATTTCTAGCTTTAACAAAAAAGAAGACCACTACGGATCCAGCTACCATATGAAACACAAACACTCTTTTAACTGCCAACCATAGCCCAACCCCCtccaaaggaaaaaagaaaaaaaaaagcagaaAATCAAGACAAAACCCAGAAACAGGATAGTCCAACATCCTTAAATGTCATTGCATGTATTAAATCCAACcccaagaaaaaaaaacaaagattcAACCCCCCCCCCTCCCCAGCAACAAACAAAAAGCCAAAACTTGAATCGATAGAAAAAGACAGTACCTTAGGAAAGGAGAGAGAAGTGAAAACAATGAGGAACAGGTTCTGGAACTAAAATGTTGACATGAGAAAGCATACAAACAGTTGTTTAGGAATTGGAAACCCTACACCAAAAATGCAAGGACCTAAAGAGAGGCTttgaggaggaagaagaagaagagagagaAAGAGTAAGAGCACCAAAATAGAGAAATAGAAAACgttagttttattattttacgTTGGGGCTCTGATTATTTTGAAGGATGAAGTGGGCCCACCATGTATTAAAGTGGGTCTCACGTAGTCGGCAATAGGGAACGGTAGATGTACTCACTGCCTAGGCGATCCTACTTCAAAAAGTCATTTAACAAGGGAAATATTTTGTAAAGTTATGCATTtagtttttgtattttaatttgattatttttaattatatttttaaaattttaaattttaattttgatataaataagagcactttaaaatatttagttaaattaattaatattattataccaTGCTTATACTTGCATATTTAGTCtatattttcttgaaattttagtattGTTGCAAATGATAATCATTAATCAGTTATTAAATATGCTCATAAGCCAGGCCAGGCGGGTCGggttcaactaaaaatttaggtccATTTATTAGGCCCGGGcctaaaaatgggcctaaaattttatccaaGTCCGAccagataaaaatgctaaaaccagTGCTCGGCCCacagtattaatttttatataatttttaaatacatataatatatcaaaaatactaaaaatatcaaaataaatatttcctaacaaattgaaaataaattttaaaaaatatgtaaacTTAATTGACACTAAGATAAAtacaacttaacaagtaaatgtctctaaaataataacaaaattaacaaatatctttaaaataataataaaattaacaataaaataagttttatacaatatcaaacaataacaacaaaacagTAATAACGagaatagtaaaatggtagcaaaataggaagaaaacaataagaaaataacattaaaaaaaaagaacaaattttttttgtcctttagtgaattcgagCAGAGCCGAGCTGGGTCGGGCCAAGGCCAAAAATGTCTTACCCGAGGCTTGGCCCATTTTTTAAACGAaccttatttttttattcaaactcatttttcgggcctaaatttttgcccaaacctcccacatttcgggcgggccttTGGGCCGGCCCGAGTGGCCCTACCTATGATCAGGTCTATCAGTTACCATAATATTGCACATGTGACAATATGTTTATtgtatcaaattttaaaataatataacttaataattttaacaattatcgtttgatgaaaattaaaaatttaaattttaaaaatatataaaaattaaaaagtggcaatattaaattcataattttggcaaaataaaaGGATTGAATAGCACAACTTAATCTATTGATAATATTGAAATATTGAGTGTTTAAGattgaatattatttttaaaagttatgtATAAAATCGATAGATTGTGTTTACACatcttttcaaaaataaataaatttattttaaatatgatattaataatatatatttgtttaaatttaatatcgtcatatttaaattttagggACTTTCCTCCAAAGATAACTTTGTTTAAATTGCAAACATATCCATACTTTCTTTTGTACCATTATTGGTTCTTTTAACCAAAAAAAGGATCCAATACTAAATTGAACTCGTCCCCAGTTTATTAGATTTCATATCTAGTTTGAACCCAGGTCAAACAATTTTTGTAATTGTACACTCATGAAATAGGTGTGATAGtaagttaattttatatgtttaatataCATAATTTTGGTCAATTTTTTAATAGATTATTACTAAGTTGGTGATCTCTTGCTTAAATTTTATCAGGGACGCAATTGGAGTGCTGAAATTCAAAAACAAACAAATACAAACTAAATTAGGGCGAAAAGCAAATTTAGGGGCTAAAGTAAAAATTCAGAGTAGTTTGGGTTGctgaagaaaaaaaatcaaaggtTGACTTTGAAGGATTCAAATATTCTGTTGAACGAAAATCTTGAAAAATCGGATTTTTACTTAAACATTGGTTAGTGCTTAGTTGTTACTAGGAATTTAAGCATAAATTGTGAGACTTGGTTCCTTGGGAACTAGTATAAAAAGGGGTGTAATCGGGCATTGAGAGGACGGTTGAGAATTTATTTTGAGAGGACGGTTGagaatttattttagaatttacgTCAGTAACATCTTGAAGTTTGCTgccttatttttttttttctttttatattttggtgAAATTGCTTCTCAAGTTCCCTCCATTTACTTTCATAACCTTGCATTCTATCTAAACTCCCAAAATTTCATTGAGCATGACCAAATTCATGTTCAACTAATCCTCGCTTAGTTTTAGGCAGGTAATCAATCCAACCGAGAATCATGAGAGATAAACCCGTGCTAAAAACCTTCAACACGGTATTCATTATCTCTCTGGAATATGGGACAGGTATAATCATCTCTCTAAGTTAACTCGATTTCAACTCAGAAAGGGTAATCATCTCTCTAAGTTAACTCGATTTCAACTCAGAAAGGGCCCATTGGGTTGGCAATTTTTTGATGTACAATTGGGAAAACGGATCAATCGACTACCACATTCGAGTTCTCGCAAACAAATTAGCATGTCCAGGTGGAGAAGGCCATTTGGATTCTGTCAAGGGAGATAATGATTGGAATTTAATGACCCACACGGTTGAGGCCATTGATTTGAGTTGAGCTCTTTTAGATCACAAGGTTGTCAAGGTCTTAAATTGCAGACACGTGTTATGTAGTTAGACAATTGGTAAGGGTTGGCTTGTAGGGCGTCCCAGAATCAACTACACAAGAAAGAGTTGGCGGTTAAGGCGTCCTTGATTGTTATAACCAACTTATCATTTAGAAGGGAAAAATCATCTTTGAGGATTGATTCGAGTATGGAATATACTGATTCTAAGGCTAAAAATTTGCATAATTGATTATCTAATTTAATTTCggttatttgattttatttttcgcATTTagaattcaactattattttgtTCTATTTATTTCTATACTTTTAATCCTAATCAACTAAAACCCCCTTCGTTTTATTTTCAGCACTGCACGTTACAAGTTGTGAGCACAACAGCTGCCACAACATTAAAATCTAGTCACACGAAAACTATATTAGGAATCTTAGTCCCTGTGGGATCAACCTTGCTTCTCTATACTACTTTTTTACTTTAGTTAGAGCGTATGAAATTTATATTTGATGGTCTCGACAACCATCAAGGTGTTTTAGGTTCTCTATTCCACCCTAGCACAATGCATACTTCACATCCCTTATCTTTATCCTCTTTTGGATTTCCTCTTTGCATGGAAGATGTCCAATAAGTATTTTTCATATGAATATGATAATTTTGAATGACAGTTTACTTGCCCAAAGTATTTTCTAATCATTCCCCTTAATTTGTCTATTATTGTGCCTCACTGTACTAGTATCACTACCCTTGGTCTCCTCTACATATGTTGACTTGACTATGAATTTCCCACTATGGTTGAATTTCCACCTTGGTCCCAAGCATTCTACAACTATCAGGCTTTCATATTTTCATCTATCTGTGTCAAATGTGATGATTCTTTCCTTTATTTCTCTCTTTTGATTTTCATTAATACCGAcaaccttttttatttttgtttgacCTTTTCCACACAATACATTGTTTGACTTTTTGTTTACCATTTATTATGCTCTTCCGTACCCAGGAGTTTCCCATTTTAGCATTGCATTGAAAGAAATCATTATTTTGACAATATTTATTCACCCACGTTTCTTGTAAGAGCCAACTCTGATTATTAATGGTTCGACAAGCTTGTTTTGCAAGCAACGCATTGTACATTACTTCCATTTTTCTTATGCCTAGGCCACATTGACTTTTATCCCTACATAGCTTTCCCAACTAAATTAAtgaattttctttttctccttatcATCTTCCCCCCACCCAAATTGACAGATGATCCTATCCATCTTGTCACGTACTTTTCTTAGTAACCGAAAACGCAATGTTTGATAGATTGAGATGTTTACTAAGCCTAATTTGATGAGTGTCAAGTTACCACCTCGACCAAGATTTTAGCTTTCCATTAAGCTAATTTTGCTTACATTTTGCTTAAGACTGTCTGAAAAAATTACTTTTCTTATTTCGCATTCTCAGCTCCACTCTTATATATTTCCCAtattcacttatcactttcaaatagagtatattttttaacttttttttaattttgggtgGCAATGTTCGCTCAATAAAAAATCCTACTtgtcataatttatttgaaatccCTAACAATCACATAAATCATCAAGAATTCTTTTGATCTCAAAACAGGAGTCTTTATTTACCCTAAACATTTGTAAATAAGAAGTTTGAACTCGGGATGCTCTTTCTCCCAACCTTAATCCCATGTATTTTCTATTCTTTCTCTATTTTACTAATCATAAGTGACAAACTATTTTTGCAAAGAACAAATAAGTAAGGGGTAGTGGGTCCCTTTGTCTTAACCCCCTATTCGAGACAATGCTACCCGTTGGAGCACCATTTTTAAGGATTTTGTAGGAGACTGAAGATATACATGTGATGATTAAATTGATCCAATTCTCATCAAAACCACTAAACATTAGAACCGCCTTGACAAAATTCCAACTCAGACTGTCATAAGCTTTATTGATATCTACTTAAGTGCACCAAAAATGTCCTTacctttattttttcctttttaccTAGCCCAACAATTCCGAGCAAAGGATAATTTTATCACTTATTTGTCTTCCTTCCATAAAAGCATTTTGAAACGGGGAAATTAAGGTATTAAGAGTTGTCTTAAGTTTGCATACCAATATTTTAGCAATAATCTTGCATACAATGTTACATATTTTATATGTGTAAAATGACTTACTTCTTCAAGGTTGTTCCTCTTTGGTACTAGTACAATGAAGGTCTTGCTCATTTCCTTAAGCATTTTCCTCATGTTCAGGTAATTAAGGTAGGCATCCGTCACCAAAGGCCCTACCACTTCCCATTTTTGTTGGAAAAATGTAGCTATATTCCCATCCGGACCTGGAGCTTttaacaagtctattccaaatatCTCTCTTTCCACTTCGTCCTGTTCAAAAGGCTTTGTTAACTTATCCTTTAAATGCTCAATTATCTTTAGCATCTTTAAGCTTTGACATAGGTCAATCATTTTGTGAGGTCAACTTTGTTTAGACTATTGAAAAtatctttgaaataattgatgaAGCTCTCAATAATTTTCGATTCTTCCTCAAGTCGATTCATCAGTTCTTCCTCAAGTCATTAggtgaaaaaaattatatttctttTACCATTAATAATCAAGTTCACCCTCGATTTCTGCATCCAGTATATCTATTAAGTTTCAAGAATTTTTTCCAATTCAGATCTTAAGCTTCTTTCATAGTTCACAGCGTGTTCATCATGCAAATTTTGTTGTGCTTCCTCTAGTTTTCAAATCAATTCATTTTTCTGCACATGTATATTACCAAATTCTTGCTTATTCCATCTCATCAGTTCTTCTAGTACAATATTCATTTTTGACATGTGTAACACCATCAACCCAACCCAATTCACCGGGTTCAGATCTCAAGTGTTATGACACACAATACTTAACAATTTAACACAACGatttataatttctttttttttaattattttatttatcatttttaacTGAAAGACTTAACAACTAAAAACAAAGGAAGTATTTAACATAACTTGTTACATCAAACATGATAAAGACCATTGCAATAAAGATGTTTGTTAACTACAGACTCCTAGAGCATATTTTAGAACTACGCCACAATTCCACTGTATGTATAATAACCCTATTCATTGTATCATTGGCATACTCTTAGCTTCATCCCTCCTAGCGCAATACATCCCACCGTACCTGAAACATATGTATAACATTTTTCTAAGTTCAGGAGAACTTAATGAACTTTATCCAAAATATCCTTTGGCGGATATTGATTATGATTAATGAACATCTATGTGCCAACTATCCTTTTTAGACTACTTTCTTCTACCTCGGGTGGTTACCACTACAGTTTTGGTATACACTTACATGTCAACTATCATACTCTTATCATACGTATATCATCCTTATCTAACTAATTGAATATCCTTCCAAACATTTCATATATCTCATTGTCACATATGTACTTTTCAATAGAACATACCTTCAAAGCCCACCTCATACAAACCATACCTTAACATTTATTCCATTCTCAAACAGTAGATCTTAGACATTAATCATGGGTAGATACATACATATTTGGCGAATAATTATGCATAACTAAATACCATCAAACTCACACTTAAAACGTAACTTCATTCAATACCACACAAACTCATACTGATAGTGTACTACATAGATCATTCAGGTGAATTCCACATCACTTTATTTCAGAACCCTATAAATTCAAGACAACATCGGCTCAGATTCCGAATAATTTCAGAAGAAGACATAATAAAACTTAGATTCAGCCATACATGTTACATACAAACTTAGACTAATTGATACTTATTCATATCAACGGACACGCCCAAACCCCCAAACTATCAGTTTATCATGGCGGATACCCTTTCTAAATATTCAGATACTTATAGATACACATATCTTTTCAAAAAATTTCATTAATACATATCCAAttacattaaaaaattaatttagccAAACTCTTTTAGATGTATCATTAATACTTTTGCTCGACATTCACTTACTCAAATGATTCTATACATCTCATGTATCAAACCATTCCTGCATGCTTACTGTTGCGTGTGAAATGATATgtgatttgtgcaagtatacacgacAGTTCAAGTAATAAAGTGGTGAGTGAGTATCGTTCCCACGGGGATCGGATTGAGGCACAAAAttggtcaagttattataataaagtgagattgATGCTATGGCAAAGTCAATGATAAATATGCAGTGGCAATTAGTGGCGTAATGATGTATGCAATATGTGGAATTAATGAATAACTGGAAATGCTATGGAAAAAGTAAAAGCAGAAATGTAACGGCAATAGCAGAAATGTAACGGCAATAACGAGATTGAGTATCCGAATAGAACGTAAACAAAGAAATAAGTAACTAAGTATGCTGTGacaaatattgtaacacccttaacccgaaatcatcatcaaaacaaggttacggagcattaccataaCTTACAGATTAAATAAACAGATATTCTACACCATATAGTATTCATGTCTAaaatcaatcataaagtcccttatatgaacccttgaggtccaaaacatgcattagaaacaagttaGGACTAAACCGGGTACTTAGAAAAGTTTTcgtaaaatcttaaaatttttccTAGATACAAGGGTCACAGGCccatgtggtcaggccgtgtggcccacacgactagggacacgctcgtgtctcaaatcgtgtaactctctgacttggatcGCACAGCCaatccacatgcccatgtgctaggtcatgtGTGGGTGCAGGGGTGACACGTCaatccacatgcccatgtgctaggccgtgtgatcaattctgagcattctgttttgacattttaaagatacagtgtaacagcctgattttgggcctagttggaatagtagttttgagaccactaaTCTGAGATCatagaaagtattttattattattttagagttataacatgtttatattagtgcatgaaaagtttggtgaagtaattttagtgtttgtgagcttaatcgcgaaaaaggactaaatcgcgtaaagttcaagtcttgaattgatatctaagggtgttaaattgccatgaaacttaaaattttgggtctttaaagggaaaatagacccttggatAGGTGATGATCGACCATAGGAGACAAAATATggagaaagtcaaaattaggtagaAATTTGGTAGTTTATattgaccaaaatgaaataaaataaacaaaaagggGTGTCATCTTTTTCTCACCTTCTTCACCATCGAAATTTACCAGCAAAAATAGGGtttagaagcttgaaaaattgaagccactctttaccttcacaagtaagtgattttgatagtttttcttgatgatttttatatttttagatcccttgtagcatgagctttcaaaagaggagactattttgcaaaatggttgaaagtttaggatCTTGCCATGATAGTAaatatgttgttttctgaaattttatggaggaatatgagttattgttgtgaaataaacaagttttgtgaagtagttttcatggaaaccctatctagggaccattttgcataagttgagaattagatgataaatgtgagaaataatagaaattttgggttgttataagagtaaaaagtgttcgactaggcttaatatttgaggaaattcgataaaaatcgaattTCAGACTTAGGGGtaaaataatcattttgtaaGAGTCAagtggcaaaatggtcattttgctcaattttatattgttgagtatctaggttaataaaattattaaatttgtgaatttttatcatgtGAGATCAAGATTTACAAAATTCAGCCTAGATTGGGGAAAAACGAATCAAGTGGATTAAGTCGAGCTAGTcgactacattttgtaatccgaggtaagttgtgtgtaaataatacaactacgttgttattatatgtgttgaattgatatagcatgaaatgtttgatggtgAAAATGAGAATGCATGATGATAAATGAGTTAGTAGAATTCCCGCTTGAACCATtggaaataaattggatattcctaccatgatgtaacacccctcacccgtacccaACCCCGAGATAGGGTTCGAGTCATTACCAGGACTTTTCATTTTGAAGCGTACCAAATTACGTCACCAagttttacttaaaatttaagcttttcatccatgaacactcgtcccttatataggccttcagGACCTATAACATATCAAGAGGCAGTGCaggacaaatacgggcacgttcgattaaccttgggctcctcagaaaattttccttaacaaaaagtgtcacacgcccatgtaggtgGGCCGTGTAGACTcaaacgcccgtgtgacttggggcacgcccagCCGTGGGTGACACTGACTTATTAACACGGCCCTGGCACATGCCCGTGCTACTTGCCCGTGGACGACACTGTCATTTTAACATGGCCatggcgcacgcccgtgtggcacacCCGTGTACAAATTtctgctaaaattttaagtgcaggggacacacggccatggcacacgcccatgagagggaaccatgtgtcacacacagcct contains these protein-coding regions:
- the LOC108461011 gene encoding serine/threonine-protein kinase D6PKL1-like; the protein is MGSYSGSFEIVEAGEELKPVQRSRRTYRPHIGLGIGEKDQKPPVQKLGCKNSLENDINQLFEAINVKGPTGLSVSYQGGTSSSSLKKNALKKPIAVGIPHSPRIGGSEPLSLKQALRDLCISKASEMAAMKWLSMSISSPGASEAGRVKSSFNPVVVDSGVPGNEHKGSMVEISFVPEDDKPTSSRMMTAPRQAPKNKLMSQSSNSSPQFPRATMQISTGTSTSTQTDSSTSRKVGTPAPKAEMRRKEKHTSASSPSCSYADDNTLEPESTVPASTKVPKRSPVPKSGRKGRLHAVPSSSLTDGNKASSTTRNVPRVAKTIVRNKSSVKKKTKQDSSSAANTSKEDLDLNTSQLICQRCQCSMKTSSNETNQDSMKSQSAGIIAEVSSSHVSSDMHKPTLVENNSNRSQAAIPRAKNSPKAREKGDISQSSSSLGDSSSTSISDDSNLSGSTCGNKPHMSKDMRWDAISHIRMQDGVFGLRHFNLLKKLGCGDIGTVYLAELIGTNCLFAIKVMDNEFLARRKKMPRAQTEREILRMLDHPFLPTLYTQFVSDNLSCLVMEYCPGGDLHVLRQKQPGRCFYEPAARFYVAEVLLALEYLHMLGVVYRDLKPENILVREDGHIMLTDFDLSLRCTVSPTLLKSSSYLDPARLSVQCMASSCVEPFCIEPTCHVPCFGPKFLPTSAKTKKKAKEDLAAKVRSLPQLVAEPTDARSNSFVGTHEYLAPEIIKGDGHGAAVDWWTFGIFLYELLYGKTPFRGAGNEETLANVVLQSLKFPDVPLVSFHARDLIKRLLVKEPENRLGTEKGAAEIKQHPFFEGLNWALIRCAVPPELPELYELGVPTMMSPEAETSNYLEFKATGEHLEFELF